Proteins encoded in a region of the Solanum dulcamara chromosome 9, daSolDulc1.2, whole genome shotgun sequence genome:
- the LOC129902940 gene encoding wall-associated receptor kinase 2-like — MLLNIAFLHLIILICGLFSVSSLQFTSKSIANATMVAKPGCDIKCGSLTVPFPFGIGNGTGCSIDPSFDITCNVSFNPPKAFLSGKNLEVIDILDDHILVKNNVGSRCFDKTGTLINADSIKLSLESTSFSFSDLNSLMVVGCDDLALIFGYKGRNFTSGCISLCAKKEDIIDGYCSGMGCCQTSIPKGLKSFVGSLGSLYNHTNVSSFNPCGYAFLGEPDKFIFNSSDLSNSSFVNKVIEEVPVVIDWVIGNGSCTEAKKSAEYACGGNSVCVDSKTGLGGYRCNCSQGYQGNPYISPGCTDINECENENPCDGICNNFPGGYTCTCPHGQIGDGKKNGHGCIPRNSKSPILQLSLGLCFGFLALVISATWIYLCIKRRQLLRLRERFFQKNGGLMLTQKLRSNEGGMESAAKIFTATELEKSTNNYAEDRILGRGGYGTVYKGILPDKRVVAIKKSRTMDVSQIELFINEVIILSEVNHRNVVKLLGCCLESEVPLLVYEFISKGTLYNHIHDGGDQTRLFSWENRLRIASEAAGALAYLHSAASTPVIHRDVKSTNILLDENYTAKISDFGASRLVSLDQTQVTTLVQGTLGYLDPEYFHTSQLTEKSDVYSFGVVLAELLTGRMPLDTTASEHERNLAAFFVKSIKENRLFQVLETHVLREGSFEQCQGVAELAKRCLRLTGEERPTMKEVAMELEGLRKFTKHPWSKTEQCQEEETLGLITGQASDLYAINMTTNFMANGEFSGQQSLDSRMMLHIHSPR; from the exons ATGCTTCTTAACATAGCTTTCCTTCACTTGATAATACTAATATGCGGCCTATTTTCAGTTTCGTCGTTACAATTCACATCAAAATCCATCGCTAATGCTACTATGGTAGCCAAACCTGGTTGTGATATCAAATGTGGGAGCTTAACTGTTCCATTTCCTTTTGGTATTGGTAACGGAACAGGCTGCTCGATTGATCCTTCATTCGATATCACCTGTAATGTTTCGTTTAATCCTCCAAAGGCCTTTCTTTCTGGCAAAAATCTCGAAGTGATTGATATACTAGATGATCACATACTTGTCAAGAACAATGTTGGGAGTAGGTGTTTCGATAAAACAGGGACGTTGATCAATGCTGACTCGATAAAACTTAGCTTGGAATCGACGTCTTTCTCCTTCTCTGATCTAAACAGCTTGATGGTAGTAGGCTGCGATGACTTGGCTCTCATTTTTGGCTATAAAGGGAGAAACTTTACCAGTGGATGCATTTCTCTCTGTGCGAAAAAAGAGGACATAATTGATGGATATTGCTCGGGAATGGGATGTTGCCAGACTTCAATTCCAAAGGGTTTGAAGAGTTTTGTGGGTTCACTTGGGAGTTTGTATAACCACACAAATGTGTCCTCTTTTAACCCTTGTGGCTACGCATTTCTTGGTGAGCCTGATAAGTTCATTTTCAATAGCTCGGATTTGTCCAATTCAAGTTTCGTGAACAAGGTTATAGAGGAAGTCCCTGTGGTGATTGATTGGGTTATTGGAAATGGTAGTTGCACTGAGGCTAAGAAATCAGCTGAATATGCTTGTGGAGGAAATAGTGTTTGTGTGGATTCTAAGACAGGCCTCGGAGGTTATCGCTGCAACTGCAGTCAGGGATACCAGGGTAACCCTTATATCAGTCCAGGTTGCACAG ATATAAATGAATGTGAGAACGAGAATCCTTGTGATGGAATATGCAATAACTTCCCTGGGGGGTACACCTGCACTTGTCCACATGGTCAGATTGGTGATGGCAAAAAGAACGGCCACGGTTGTATCCCTCGGAACTCTAAGTCACCCATCCTTCAACTCTCACTCG GTTTGTGCTTTGGCTTTCTGGCTTTGGTCATCAGTGCAACTTGGATATACTTATGCATCAAAAGAAGACAACTCCTAAGACTCAGGGAAAGgttttttcagaaaaatggtGGTTTGATGCTCACGCAGAAACTTCGATCAAATGAGGGTGGTATGGAGTCTGCAGCTAAAATATTTACAGCAACAGAACTCGAGAAATCCACCAACAACTATGCTGAGGATCGTATCCTAGGCCGAGGTGGTTATGGTACTGTTTACAAAGGCATCCTTCCTGACAAACGTGTAGTTGCAATTAAAAAGTCGAGAACAATGGACGTGAGCCAAATAGAATTGTTCATCAATGAAGTGATCATTCTTTCGGAAGTCAATCATCGAAATGTGGTGAAACTCTTAGGGTGTTGTTTGGAGTCTGAagtgcctctactagtctatgAATTCATCTCCAAAGGTACCCTTTATAACCATATTCACGACGGTGGAGATCAAACACGTTTGTTTTCTTGGGAAAATCGATTGAGGATAGCGTCTGAAGCTGCTGGTGCTCTCGCGTATCTTCATTCTGCAGCTTCTACACCTGTAATTCATCGAGATGTGAAGTCTACAAATATACTACTCGATGAGAATTACACAGCTAAAATATCAGATTTCGGGGCTTCTAGATTAGTGTCATTGGATCAAACTCAAGTGactacattggttcaaggaaCTTTAGGTTACTTGGATCCTGAGTACTTCCATACTAGTCAATTGACAGAAAAGAGCGATGTTTATAGCTTTGGAGTAGTGCTTGCAGAGCTCTTAACAGGGCGAATGCCCCTAGATACTACAGCATCTGAGCACGAGAGAAATCTAGCTGCATTTTTCGTCAAGTCTATTAAGGAAAATCGATTGTTTCAAGTACTCGAGACACATGTGCTACGAGAAGGAAGTTTCGAGCAATGCCAAGGTGTTGCTGAGCTCGCAAAGAGATGCCTAAGGCTAACGGGTGAAGAAAGGCCTACGATGAAAGAAGTTGCCATGGAGTTAGAAGGATTAAGGAAGTTCACCAAACATCCATGGTCTAAAACTGAACAATGTCAAGAAGAGGAGACTCTTGGATTAATAACAGGACAAGCATCAGACCTTTACGCGATCAATATGACCACGAACTTCATGGCTAACGGAGAATTCTCCGGACAACAAAGCTTGGATAGTCGGATGATGTTACATATTCATAGCCCCCGGTGA
- the LOC129904128 gene encoding bi-functional coumaroyl CoA and feruloyl CoA ortho-hydroxylase F6H2-2-1-like, with translation MPSSKFEPNDDILDFVIKKANGLKGLVDTSLEIVPNQCIQPKEQTLDKSQIDDQESIPLIDLSNFDDLNVVKSIQEAASKWGFFQIINHGIPIEVLEDLKNAGHKFFELPAEEKVKYYKENAGADESVLLFWSAIGEKDEKVLEWRDAIKHGCNPQNDSNLWPPQTRNQVLEYKKWAKPLTKKLLEVLLKGLNVNEFDESMEPLLMGTMAININYYPPCSNPSITIGCRRHCDVSCMTLLLQDDTGGLYVRGTKGDNWIHVNPTKGALAVNIGDSLQIMSNARYKSIEHCVVVDSSRARISVPLFVNPSFDSVIGPFPQMLKDGEKSVYKHVLFSDYWEHFFSKRPSGKATLDFAKI, from the exons ATGccttcatcaaaatttgaacCAAATGATGACATACTTGATTTTGTAATCAAGAAAGCAAATGGACTAAAAGGCCTAGTAGACACAAGCCTTGAAATTGTCCCAAATCAATGCATTCAACCAAAAGAACAAACACTAGACAAATCCCAaattgacgatcaagaatcaaTCCCTTTAATTGATTTGtcaaattttgatgatttaaatgttgTAAAATCAATTCAAGAAGCAGCAAGCAAGTGGGGTTTCTTCCAAATCATCAATCATGGGATCCCaattgaagttcttgaagatTTGAAGAATGCAGGACACAAATTCTTTGAATTGCCAGCTGAAGAAAAAGTTAAGTATTATAAAGAAAATGCTGGTGCTGATGAATCTGTTTTGTTGTTTTGGAGTGCTATTGGTGagaaagatgagaaagttttgGAGTGGAGGGATGCTATAAAACATGGTTGTAATCCACAGAATGATAGCAATCTTTGGCCTCCTCAAACAAG GAACCAAGTCTTGGAGTACAAAAAGTGGGCTAAACCACTTACTAAAAAATTGCTTGAGGTGCTATTGAAGGGTCTCAATGTcaatgaatttgatgaatctATGGAACCTCTCTTGATGGGAACTATGGCTATCAACATAAACTATTATCCACCATGCTCAAATCCAAGTATCACCATTGGTTGTCGAAGACATTGCGACGTGTCCTGCATGACTCTGCTCCTCCAAGACGATACGGGAGGCCTATATGTCCGAGGGACTAAAGGCGATAACTGGATCCACGTAAATCCTACCAAAGGCGCCTTAGCGGTTAATATAGGTGACTCGTTACAGATCATGAGCAACGCTCGATACAAGAGTATCGAGCATTGTGTAGTGGTTGATTCGAGTAGGGCTCGAATCTCTGTACCGCTATTTGTGAATCCTAGTTTTGACAGTGTCATTGGTCCATTCCCACAAATGCTGAAAGATGGAGAAAAATCAGTGTACAAACATGTTTTGTTTTCTGATTATTGGGAGCATTTCTTCAGTAAGAGGCCTTCTGGTAAAGCAACACTAGATTTTGCTAAAATTTGA